One Mycolicibacterium fortuitum subsp. fortuitum genomic window carries:
- a CDS encoding class I SAM-dependent methyltransferase, which yields MDIRRAENPVIRRAAEGLHQFNSRHPWSHNDHFHRWILANLPPRRGTAIDVGCGQGALVAQLGTRFARAHGTDRDAAMRSEATRRCAHLPNVTIDGSQLADLEGPADLITMVAVLHHLDVRQALNDVRRLLAPGGRFLVVGLAAPVSVMDNAWDLASAVTNPLIGLIKHPRPVSGGPVPPPFPVRDPQLSFDELRAMVADVMPGAQMRRRLGFRHTIAWTK from the coding sequence ATGGACATCCGTCGCGCCGAAAACCCGGTGATCCGCCGCGCGGCCGAAGGGCTGCATCAATTCAACAGTCGGCACCCGTGGAGCCACAACGATCATTTCCACCGCTGGATCCTGGCGAATCTGCCGCCCAGGCGCGGAACCGCGATCGATGTCGGGTGCGGTCAGGGCGCCTTGGTGGCGCAACTGGGCACTCGGTTCGCCCGGGCTCACGGCACGGATCGCGACGCCGCCATGCGCTCGGAGGCGACGCGGCGCTGCGCCCACCTGCCCAATGTGACGATCGACGGCAGCCAGCTCGCCGACCTCGAAGGACCGGCCGACCTGATCACCATGGTCGCCGTGCTGCACCACCTCGACGTCCGGCAAGCGCTGAACGACGTCAGACGCCTACTGGCCCCGGGCGGACGCTTCCTGGTCGTCGGCCTGGCCGCCCCGGTGTCGGTGATGGACAACGCATGGGATCTGGCGTCCGCGGTGACCAACCCGCTCATCGGCCTGATCAAACATCCGCGTCCGGTATCAGGGGGTCCGGTGCCGCCGCCGTTTCCGGTCCGCGATCCACAGCTGAGCTTCGACGAACTGCGGGCGATGGTCGCCGACGTCATGCCAGGTGCCCAGATGCGCCGCCGGCTCGGGTTCCGCCACACCATCGCCTGGACCAAATGA
- a CDS encoding SDR family oxidoreductase, with product MGLLDGRVVIVTGAGGGIGREHALAFAAEGARVVVNDIGVGLDGSPAGGGSAAQNVVDEIVAAGGEAVANGSNVADWGQAEALIQQAVDTFGTLDVLVNNAGIVRDRMFANATEEEFDAVTAVHLKGHFATMKHAAAYWRAKSKAGETVDARIINTSSGAGLQGSVGQATYSASKAGIAALTLVAAAEMGRYGVTANAIAPSARTRMTETVFADMMATQDQAFDAMAAENISPLVVWLGSVESKDVTGKMFELEGGKIRIAEGWAHGPQIDKGAKWDPAELGPVVKDLLAQARPAVPVYGA from the coding sequence ATGGGATTGCTCGACGGCCGCGTGGTCATCGTGACGGGCGCCGGTGGCGGCATCGGACGTGAGCACGCGCTCGCGTTCGCCGCGGAAGGGGCCCGCGTCGTGGTCAACGACATCGGGGTCGGCCTGGATGGTTCGCCGGCCGGTGGCGGCAGTGCAGCGCAGAACGTGGTCGACGAGATCGTCGCCGCCGGAGGCGAAGCCGTCGCCAACGGTTCCAACGTCGCCGACTGGGGCCAGGCCGAGGCGCTGATCCAGCAGGCGGTCGACACCTTTGGCACCCTGGACGTGCTGGTCAACAACGCCGGCATCGTGCGTGACCGCATGTTCGCCAACGCCACCGAAGAAGAGTTCGACGCCGTCACCGCCGTGCATCTCAAGGGGCACTTCGCCACCATGAAGCACGCCGCCGCCTACTGGCGGGCCAAGTCCAAGGCCGGCGAAACCGTTGACGCGCGAATCATCAACACCAGCTCCGGCGCCGGCCTGCAGGGCAGCGTCGGTCAGGCCACCTACAGCGCCTCCAAGGCCGGCATCGCCGCGCTGACCCTGGTGGCCGCGGCCGAGATGGGCCGCTACGGCGTCACCGCCAACGCCATCGCGCCCTCGGCCCGGACCCGGATGACCGAGACCGTGTTCGCCGACATGATGGCCACCCAGGACCAGGCCTTCGACGCCATGGCCGCCGAGAACATCTCCCCGCTGGTGGTGTGGCTGGGCAGCGTCGAGTCGAAGGACGTCACCGGCAAGATGTTCGAGCTCGAGGGCGGCAAGATCCGCATCGCCGAGGGCTGGGCGCACGGACCTCAGATCGACAAGGGCGCGAAGTGGGATCCGGCTGAGCTGGGCCCGGTCGTCAAGGACCTGCTGGCCCAGGCTCGTCCCGCGGTGCCGGTCTACGGCGCCTGA
- the ipdA gene encoding cholesterol ring-cleaving hydrolase subunit IpdA — MTDKRTTLDEAVASIESGMTIGIGGWGSRRKPMAFVRALLRTDVKDLTVVTYGGPDLGLLCSAGKVKRVYYGFVSLDSPPFYDPWFARRRTEGAIEAREMDEGMLRCGLQAAAQRLPFLPIRAGLGSDVRAFWGDELKTVKSPYATDGAYEELIAMPALNLDAAFVHMNLGDAQGNAAYTGIDPYFDDLFLMSAQRRFLSVERVVSTEELVKAVPTQALLINRMMVDSVVEAPNGAHFTTNEPDYRRDEKFQRHYAEAAGSDETWAEFVKTYLSGSEADYQAAVRKFKEEQA; from the coding sequence ATGACAGATAAGCGAACAACTCTGGATGAGGCCGTTGCCTCGATCGAGAGCGGCATGACCATCGGTATCGGCGGCTGGGGTTCACGGCGCAAGCCCATGGCCTTCGTCCGCGCGCTGCTGCGCACCGACGTCAAGGATCTGACCGTGGTCACCTACGGCGGCCCGGATCTGGGTCTGCTGTGCTCGGCAGGCAAGGTCAAGCGCGTCTACTACGGCTTCGTGTCGCTGGATTCGCCGCCGTTCTACGACCCGTGGTTCGCGCGCCGTCGCACTGAAGGCGCCATCGAGGCCCGCGAGATGGACGAGGGCATGCTGCGCTGCGGCCTGCAGGCTGCAGCTCAGCGGTTGCCGTTCCTGCCGATCCGCGCCGGCCTCGGCAGCGACGTCCGCGCGTTCTGGGGCGATGAGCTCAAGACCGTGAAGTCGCCGTATGCCACCGACGGTGCCTACGAAGAGCTGATCGCGATGCCCGCGCTGAACCTCGATGCGGCCTTCGTGCACATGAATCTCGGTGATGCCCAGGGCAATGCGGCTTACACCGGCATCGACCCGTACTTCGACGACCTCTTCCTCATGTCGGCCCAGCGCCGGTTCCTTTCGGTCGAGCGCGTGGTGTCCACCGAGGAGCTGGTCAAGGCCGTTCCGACGCAGGCCCTTCTGATCAACCGGATGATGGTCGATTCCGTGGTGGAGGCCCCCAACGGCGCCCACTTCACCACCAACGAGCCCGATTACCGGCGCGACGAGAAGTTCCAGCGCCACTACGCAGAGGCCGCGGGCTCCGACGAGACCTGGGCCGAGTTCGTCAAGACGTATCTGTCCGGCAGCGAGGCCGATTACCAAGCTGCGGTCCGGAAGTTCAAGGAGGAGCAAGCATGA
- the ipdC gene encoding (3aS,4S,5R,7aS)-5-hydroxy-7a-methyl-1-oxo-octahydro-1H-indene-4-carboxyl-CoA dehydrogenase: MGKLKTPLTELVGIEHPVVQTGMGWVAGARLVAATSNAGGLGILASATMTLEELQTAVTKVKAATDKPFGINMRADAGDAGDRVDLLIREGVKVASFALAPKPELIAKLKDAGVVVIPSVGAAKHAKKVAGWGADAVIVQGGEGGGHTGPVATTLLLPSVLDAVKDTGMPVIAAGGFFDGRGLAAALSYGAAGVAMGTRFLLTSDSTVPDAVKERYLQAALDGTVVSTRVDGMPHRVLRTGLVEKLESGSRARGFAAAVGNAQKFKKLSGMTWLSMVKDGLAMRHGKELTWSQVVMAANTPMLLKAGLVEGNTDAGVLASGQVAGIISDLPSCAELVEKIVDDAVAHLQSATSYIQ, from the coding sequence ATGGGCAAGCTCAAGACTCCGCTGACCGAACTGGTCGGCATCGAGCATCCCGTCGTGCAGACGGGGATGGGCTGGGTTGCCGGCGCCCGACTGGTCGCCGCAACCTCCAATGCCGGCGGGCTCGGCATCTTGGCGTCGGCGACCATGACGCTCGAGGAACTGCAGACCGCCGTCACCAAGGTCAAGGCCGCCACCGACAAACCCTTCGGCATCAACATGCGTGCCGATGCGGGCGATGCCGGTGATCGCGTCGACCTCCTGATCCGCGAAGGAGTCAAAGTCGCCTCCTTCGCTCTAGCTCCCAAACCCGAGCTGATCGCCAAGCTGAAAGATGCGGGCGTCGTGGTGATTCCGTCGGTCGGCGCGGCCAAGCACGCCAAGAAGGTGGCCGGCTGGGGTGCCGACGCGGTGATCGTGCAGGGCGGTGAGGGCGGTGGCCACACCGGTCCCGTCGCCACCACGCTGCTGCTGCCCTCGGTGCTCGACGCGGTGAAGGACACCGGCATGCCGGTGATCGCCGCGGGCGGTTTCTTCGATGGCCGGGGCCTGGCGGCTGCACTGTCCTACGGTGCGGCCGGTGTGGCCATGGGAACCCGGTTCCTGCTGACCTCGGATTCCACCGTGCCCGACGCGGTCAAGGAGCGTTACCTGCAGGCCGCGCTGGATGGCACCGTGGTGTCCACGCGCGTCGACGGCATGCCGCACCGGGTGCTGCGTACCGGACTGGTGGAAAAGCTCGAGAGCGGTTCGCGGGCACGTGGTTTCGCCGCCGCCGTGGGCAACGCCCAGAAGTTCAAGAAGCTCTCCGGGATGACCTGGTTGTCGATGGTCAAGGACGGCCTCGCGATGCGGCACGGTAAAGAGCTCACCTGGTCGCAGGTCGTAATGGCGGCCAACACCCCGATGCTGCTGAAAGCCGGTTTGGTGGAGGGTAATACCGACGCCGGTGTGCTGGCTTCGGGCCAGGTGGCGGGCATCATCAGCGACCTGCCGTCCTGTGCCGAGCTGGTCGAGAAGATCGTCGACGACGCCGTCGCGCACCTGCAGTCCGCCACGAGTTACATCCAGTAA
- the echA20 gene encoding (7aS)-7a-methyl-1,5-dioxo-2,3,5,6,7,7a-hexahydro-1H-indene-carboxyl-CoA hydrolase: MTITTKTVEPGIVSVTVNYPPVNAIPSAGWFELGDAITAAGRDRSTHVVILRAEGRGFNAGVDIKEMQNTEGFTALIDANRGCYHAFKAVYECEVPVVAAVNGFCVGGGIGLVGNADVIVASDDAKFGLPEVERGALGAATHLSRLVPQHLMRRLFFTAATVPAETLHHFGSVHEVVPREELDEAALRVARDIASKDTRVIRAAKEALNFIDVQPVNARYRMEQGFTFELNLSGVSDEHRDAFAGTDKGSK, encoded by the coding sequence ATGACGATCACCACCAAGACAGTCGAACCGGGCATCGTCTCGGTCACCGTCAACTACCCGCCCGTCAACGCCATCCCGTCGGCCGGCTGGTTCGAACTCGGCGATGCGATCACCGCGGCAGGCCGCGACCGCAGCACCCACGTGGTGATCCTGCGGGCCGAGGGCCGCGGCTTCAACGCCGGCGTGGACATCAAGGAAATGCAGAACACCGAGGGCTTCACCGCACTCATCGATGCCAACCGCGGGTGCTATCACGCGTTCAAGGCCGTCTACGAGTGCGAGGTCCCCGTCGTCGCAGCGGTCAACGGCTTCTGCGTGGGTGGCGGAATCGGCCTGGTCGGCAACGCCGACGTGATCGTCGCCTCCGATGACGCCAAGTTCGGTTTGCCCGAGGTGGAACGCGGCGCGCTCGGTGCAGCGACGCACCTCTCCCGGCTGGTTCCCCAGCATCTGATGCGCCGGCTGTTCTTCACCGCCGCCACCGTTCCCGCCGAGACGCTGCACCACTTCGGTTCCGTCCACGAGGTCGTACCCCGCGAGGAGCTCGACGAGGCCGCACTGCGCGTCGCCCGCGACATCGCCAGCAAGGACACCCGCGTGATCCGGGCCGCCAAGGAGGCGCTGAACTTCATCGACGTCCAGCCCGTCAATGCGCGGTACCGCATGGAGCAGGGCTTCACCTTCGAACTCAACCTGTCCGGTGTGTCCGACGAGCACCGCGACGCGTTCGCCGGAACTGACAAGGGGTCCAAATGA
- a CDS encoding SDR family oxidoreductase, which produces MTVTPEVGAISLGLTGKVVLVTGGVRGVGAGISAVFAGQGATVVTCARRPVEGLPYEFHSCDIRDDDSVKSLIESIVEKHGRLDVVVNNAGGSPYVLAAEASAKFSTKIIELNLIGALSVSTHANAVMQKQDSGGTIVNISSVSGHRPTPGTAAYGAAKAGIDNLTSTLAVEWAPKVRVNSVVVGMVETEQSELFYGDAESIAAISRNVPLGRLAKPDDIGWATAFLASDAASYISGASLEVHGGGEPPHYLSTTTADIK; this is translated from the coding sequence GTGACAGTTACGCCAGAAGTCGGCGCCATCAGTTTGGGTTTGACCGGCAAGGTGGTCCTGGTGACCGGTGGAGTGCGAGGGGTTGGCGCTGGAATCAGCGCGGTTTTTGCCGGTCAGGGCGCCACTGTGGTGACCTGCGCACGCCGCCCGGTCGAGGGACTGCCCTACGAATTCCACAGCTGCGATATCCGGGATGACGACTCGGTGAAGTCGCTCATCGAAAGCATCGTCGAGAAGCACGGCCGGTTGGACGTCGTCGTCAACAACGCCGGCGGCTCACCGTATGTGCTGGCTGCCGAGGCGTCGGCGAAGTTCAGCACCAAGATCATCGAGCTGAACCTGATCGGCGCGCTCTCGGTTTCCACCCATGCCAACGCCGTGATGCAGAAGCAGGACTCCGGCGGCACCATCGTCAACATCTCCAGCGTCAGCGGCCACCGGCCCACCCCCGGAACGGCCGCATACGGCGCGGCGAAAGCCGGCATCGACAACCTCACCTCGACGCTCGCCGTCGAGTGGGCGCCCAAGGTGCGGGTGAACTCCGTGGTGGTCGGCATGGTCGAGACCGAACAGTCTGAACTGTTCTACGGCGATGCCGAGTCGATCGCTGCCATCTCGCGGAATGTGCCGCTGGGACGGCTTGCCAAACCCGACGACATTGGTTGGGCCACAGCATTTCTGGCCTCGGATGCCGCCTCGTACATCAGCGGTGCGTCGTTGGAGGTGCACGGTGGCGGCGAGCCGCCGCACTACCTGTCCACCACGACCGCCGACATCAAGTAA
- the ipdB gene encoding cholesterol ring-cleaving hydrolase subunit IpdB, whose amino-acid sequence MIAVTRAEVCAVACAELFRDAGEIMASPMTTVVQIGARLARLTFSPDIVLTDGEARILADTPAIGAPFTVEGWMPFNRVFETLAWGKRHVVMGANQIDRYGNQNLSAFGPIQHPTRQMFGVRGAPGNSINHTTSYFVGNHTKRVFCESVDIVSGIGWDKIDPENPAYRFANIYRVVSNLGVFDFNGPDHQMRAVSLHLGVEAQQVADNTSFEVHGLEEAETTRLATEEELKLLREVIDPKSLRDKEVKV is encoded by the coding sequence ATGATCGCCGTGACCCGCGCCGAGGTGTGCGCCGTCGCCTGCGCCGAACTGTTCCGCGACGCCGGCGAGATCATGGCCAGTCCGATGACCACCGTCGTCCAGATCGGTGCGCGCCTGGCCCGGCTGACCTTCTCCCCCGACATCGTGCTGACCGACGGCGAGGCCCGGATCCTGGCCGACACCCCGGCCATCGGCGCCCCTTTCACCGTCGAGGGCTGGATGCCGTTCAACCGGGTCTTCGAGACCCTGGCCTGGGGCAAGCGCCATGTGGTGATGGGCGCCAACCAGATCGACCGCTACGGCAACCAGAACCTGTCGGCGTTCGGTCCGATCCAGCACCCGACCCGGCAGATGTTCGGCGTCCGCGGCGCCCCTGGCAACAGCATCAACCACACCACCAGCTACTTCGTCGGCAACCACACCAAGCGGGTGTTCTGCGAGTCGGTGGACATCGTCTCCGGAATCGGTTGGGACAAGATCGATCCCGAGAACCCGGCATACCGGTTCGCCAACATCTACCGCGTGGTGTCCAATCTGGGCGTGTTCGACTTCAACGGGCCCGACCACCAGATGCGTGCGGTATCGCTGCACCTGGGCGTCGAGGCCCAGCAGGTCGCCGACAACACCTCGTTCGAGGTGCACGGCCTCGAGGAGGCCGAGACCACCCGGCTGGCCACCGAAGAGGAACTCAAGCTGCTGCGTGAGGTCATCGATCCGAAGTCGCTGCGCGACAAAGAGGTCAAGGTTTAA